Within Acidobacteriota bacterium, the genomic segment GACGCGGATGGCGGGCGCGCTCCGCCATCGCGGGCCCGACGAGTTCGGGGTGTACCGCGATCGCCACGCCGGGCTCGCGCACGCCCGGCTGTCGATCATCGATCTCGCCACCGGCCAGCAGCCGCTCGCCAACGAAGACGACACCTGGTGGATCGCTTTCAACGGCGAGATCTTCAACTACCTCGAGCTGCGCGACGACCTCGTCGCGCGCGGCCACCGGTTTCGCACCCGCTCCGACACCGAGGTCATCGTCCACGCCTACGAGGAGTGGCGCGACGAAGCGTTCCGCCGCTTCAACGGCCAGTGGGCCGTGGCCCTGTGGAACGCCGCGCGCCGAACGCTCGTGCTCGCGCGCGACCCCTACGGCGTCAGGCCGCTTTACTGCTGCGAGCACCGGGGCCGCCTCTATTTCGCCAGCGAGGTGAAGGCCATCTTCGCGGCCGACCCGACGGTGCCGCGTGCGCTCGATCCCATTGGCCTCGAGCAGGTCTTCACGTTCTGGGCCCCGCTCGCTCCCCGGACGGTGTTCTCCGGCGTCACGGAACTCGAGCCGGCCGCCGTGCTCACGCTGTCGCCATCGGGCCTCACGAAGCGCTGGGCGTGGGAGCCGACGTACCCGGCGGCCATCGACGACGAGTTCCGCGGGTCGCGCGAAGAGGCGGTCGATGCCGTGCGCGATGCCCTCGAGCAGGCCACCGCGCTGCGCATGCTGCGCGCCGACGTACCGGTTGGGAGCTACCTGTCGGGCGGGCTCGACTCGTCGCTCGTCGCCGCGCTCGGCCTTCGCGCCAAGGGCGATCGCTTCTCGACCTTCTCGCTGCGCTTCGAGGACGCGGAGTACGACGAGACGGCCTACCAGCGCCTGATGGCCGCGCACCTCGGCAGCGACCACCACGAGGTCCTCGTGTCGCGTCGCGACATCGCCCAGGTATTCCCCGATGTCGTCTACCACGCCGAACGGCCGATGCTCCGGACGGCGCCGGCGCCGCTCTTCCTGCTGTCGAAGCTCGTGCACGATGCGGGCATCAAGGTGGTGCTGACGGGGGAGGGCGCCGACGAGATGTTCGCCGGCTACGACCTCTTCCGCGAGGGCAAGGTGCGCCGGTTCTGGGCACGCCAGCCGGCGTCGACGTGGCGTCCGGCGCTGCTCGAGCGCCTCTACCCCTATCTGCAGCGGTCGCCGGTCGCGCAACGGGCCGTGGCGCGGCAGTTCTTCGGCCGCGACCTTGGCGCCTCCGGCATGCCCGGCTTTGCGCACGGCACCCGATGGCACACCACCGGCGCGCTGAAGCGCCTGCTCGGCCCTGACATGCGCGCGGCCGTGGGCGCGCGCGACGTCGTCGCCGACTTCCTGGCGACGCTGCCCCCCGAGTTCGGCCAGTGGAGCGCGCTCGCGCAGGACCAGTTCGTCGAGATCCGGACGCTGCTCTCCGGCTACCTGCTCTCTGCCCAGGGCGACCGCATGCTCATGGCCCACTCGGTCGAAGGGCGTTTCCCGTTCCTCGACCGCAACGTCGCCCGACTTGCCGACTCGCTGCCGCCCGCGTACAAGCTGCGCGTCCTCGACGAGAAGCACGTGCTCAAGCGCGCGTCGGCCGGTCTCGTGCCGGCCGAAATCCTCGATCGAAAGAAGCAGCCCTACCGCGCGCCCGACGCGTTGTCGTTCACCGGCGCCGATCGGCCCGCGTGGGTCGACGAGGTCGTGAGCGAGCGGGCCGTGGCCGAGGCGGGGGTGTTCGACCCGAGGCAGGTGGGGCAGCTCTGGCAGAAGTGCCTGGCCCGCGCCGGCAGCGGGCAGTTCTCGAACGCCGACAACATGGCCCTCGTGGGCGTCCTGTCGACGCAGTTGCTCCACCACCACCTGATTCGCGCGGAGCAGGCGCCGCCCCCGGTGCCGCTCCGGACGCTGGTCGACGCCATCTCGTAGGAGTCCTTCACGTATGCACGGCGCGATCCCGCTGCTTCACGACTACCTCGAACACTCGGCGCGACGCCTGCCGTCGAAGGTGGCGCTCGTCTGCCAGGGCCAGCGCCTCACCTACGCCGAGATCGACGCACAGGCCAACGCCATCGCGAACCTGCTTGCGGCTCGCGGTGTGGTACGCGGCGATCGCGTGATGATCTTCGCCGAGAACGCCGTCGACACGGTGGTGTCGTTCTGGGCCGCCCTCAAGGCCAGCGCCATTGCCGTCATCGTCAATCCGCTGACTCGACGCGACAAGCTCCAGTATCTCGTCAACGACTGCCGGCCGGCGGCGCTCGTCACGCACGGGCATCTCGCGCCAGCGTTCGAGGAGCCCGCGAAGTCGCCGCATCTGCGGACGGTGATCGTGTCTGGGCGCCTGGCCGCCGAGACGCTTGCCGCGCTTCCCGGGGGCACGACCTGGGACGAGGCGCTCGCGTCGGCCTCGCGCGAGACTGCGCCGCCGCGGCGGTCGATCGACGTCGATCTCGCGGCGATCATCTACACCTCGGGCTCCACCGGCGACCCCAAGGGCGTGATGCTGACGCACCGCAACATGCTGACGGCGGCCACGTCCATCTCGACCTACCTGGAGAATCGCGAAGACGAGGTCATCCTCTGCGCGCTGCCGCTTGCCTTCGACTACGGGCTCTACCAGATGATCATGGCCTTTCGCGAGGGGGCCCGCCTCGTGCTCGAGCGGTCGTTTGCCTTCGTCGCGCAGGTCCTGCAGCAGCTCGTCGACGAGAAGGCCACGGGCTTTCCGGGCGTGCCGACCATGTTTGCGATTCTCGCCGAGATGAAGACGCTGCACG encodes:
- the asnB gene encoding asparagine synthase (glutamine-hydrolyzing), encoding MCGIAGVVGLRDGLDPPTLDELTRMAGALRHRGPDEFGVYRDRHAGLAHARLSIIDLATGQQPLANEDDTWWIAFNGEIFNYLELRDDLVARGHRFRTRSDTEVIVHAYEEWRDEAFRRFNGQWAVALWNAARRTLVLARDPYGVRPLYCCEHRGRLYFASEVKAIFAADPTVPRALDPIGLEQVFTFWAPLAPRTVFSGVTELEPAAVLTLSPSGLTKRWAWEPTYPAAIDDEFRGSREEAVDAVRDALEQATALRMLRADVPVGSYLSGGLDSSLVAALGLRAKGDRFSTFSLRFEDAEYDETAYQRLMAAHLGSDHHEVLVSRRDIAQVFPDVVYHAERPMLRTAPAPLFLLSKLVHDAGIKVVLTGEGADEMFAGYDLFREGKVRRFWARQPASTWRPALLERLYPYLQRSPVAQRAVARQFFGRDLGASGMPGFAHGTRWHTTGALKRLLGPDMRAAVGARDVVADFLATLPPEFGQWSALAQDQFVEIRTLLSGYLLSAQGDRMLMAHSVEGRFPFLDRNVARLADSLPPAYKLRVLDEKHVLKRASAGLVPAEILDRKKQPYRAPDALSFTGADRPAWVDEVVSERAVAEAGVFDPRQVGQLWQKCLARAGSGQFSNADNMALVGVLSTQLLHHHLIRAEQAPPPVPLRTLVDAIS
- a CDS encoding AMP-binding protein — protein: MHGAIPLLHDYLEHSARRLPSKVALVCQGQRLTYAEIDAQANAIANLLAARGVVRGDRVMIFAENAVDTVVSFWAALKASAIAVIVNPLTRRDKLQYLVNDCRPAALVTHGHLAPAFEEPAKSPHLRTVIVSGRLAAETLAALPGGTTWDEALASASRETAPPRRSIDVDLAAIIYTSGSTGDPKGVMLTHRNMLTAATSISTYLENREDEVILCALPLAFDYGLYQMIMAFREGARLVLERSFAFVAQVLQQLVDEKATGFPGVPTMFAILAEMKTLHEYDFSSVRYVSNTAAALPVKHITMLRDIFPRARVYSMYGLTECKRCTYLPPADIDRKPTSVGIAIPNTELWIVDEAGERVGPGVVGQLVIRGATVMKGYWEKPEATAAKLKPGPLPGEQVLYTGDYCRLDEEGYLYFVGRMDDVIKSRGEKVAPKEVEGVLYNIAGVKDAAVIGVPDEILGQAVKAFVVLEDGVSMTEKDVVRECHAKLENFMVPKHVVFVPDLPKTDTGKIKKTGLA